A stretch of the Spinacia oleracea cultivar Varoflay unplaced genomic scaffold, BTI_SOV_V1 SOVchr0_018, whole genome shotgun sequence genome encodes the following:
- the LOC130464936 gene encoding uncharacterized protein has translation MDQNWMNFPRGSEGFKAALNIFLNGYFTKNAIGGQIFFPCKKCSRSFCHSRDVVYDHLIVDGFVKGFREWVVQREASSSTSNDMSGINDQNTYDDIDGLLHDTFIKVEEGLNGDQGVPSEPNEEAIKFYKLVEEGKQELYPGCKTFSMLSFIICLFLFQVLNGLSNTAFGDLLELLKEVFPMARLPKSYNESKNIIKDLGFDYKKIHACPNDCILYRKEYEGADVCPKCETSRWKSKNVPAKVFRHFPLKPKLQRLFMCSKTAASMVWHDKERTKDDKIRHPAYAQSWKDFDETYPDFKIEPRNVRLALASDGFNPFRTMSVAHITWPVVLISYNLPPWFSMKPEYFMISLLISGPKSLGNDIDVYLRPEGIMGVWG, from the coding sequence ATGGATCAAAATTGGATGAACTTCCCTAGAGGGTCAGAAGGTTTTAAAGCTGCTTTGAATATTTTTCTTAATGGTTATTTTACAAAGAATGCTATTGGAGgacaaatttttttcccttgtaaAAAGTGTTCTAGGAGTTTTTGCCATTCTAGAGACGTCGTTTATGATCATTTGATTGTTGACGGATTCGTAAAGGGATTCAGGGAGTGGGTCGTTCAAAGGGAAGCATCTTCATCTACAAGTAACGATATGTCTGGAATTAATGATCAAAATACGTATGATGATATTGATGGTTTATTACATGATACTTTTATTAAGGTGGAAGAAGGTTTAAATGGAGATCAAGGTGTTCCAAGTGAGCCAAATGAGGAGGCTATAAAGTTTTATAAGCTAGTAGAAGAAGGGAAGCAAGAGCTTTATCCGGGTTGTAAAACTTTCTCAATGTTATCCTTCATAATTTGTTTATTTCTCTTCCAGGTCCTTAATGGCTTAAGCAATACGGCCTTTGGGGATCTCTTAGAGTTATTAAAAGAGGTGTTTCCTATGGCTCGACTTCCAAAATCCTATAACGAATCTAAGAATATAATTAAGGACTTGGGTTTTGATTATAAAAAGATACATGCTTGTCCCAACGATTGCATTCTTTACAGGAAAGAGTATGAAGGAGCTGATGTTTGTCCCAAGTGTGAAACATCAAGGTGGAAGTCTAAGAACGTCCCTGCAAAGGTTTTTAGGCATTTTCCTTTGAAGCCTAAACTCCAAAGACTTTTCATGTGTTCTAAAACAGCCGCTTCAATGGTTTGGCATGATAAAGAGCGAACAAAAGATGACAAAATTAGACATCCAGCATATGCACAATCTTGGAAGGACTTTGATGAGACGTATCCTGACTTTAAAATAGAACCAAGAAATGTTCGACTAGCTCTTGCTAGCGATGGATTTAATCCATTTCGAACTATGAGTGTTGCTCATATCACATGGCCTGTTGTGTTGATTAGTTATAACCTTCCACCCTGGTTTTCTATGAAACCTGAATATTTTATGATATCTTTGTTAATTTCGGGCCCTAAGTCTCttggaaatgacatagatgtttATTTGCGACCTGAAGGAATAATGGGAGTATGGGGTTGA